In the genome of Suncus etruscus isolate mSunEtr1 chromosome 3, mSunEtr1.pri.cur, whole genome shotgun sequence, the window ccatccttctgcatgcaaggcaaacgccttacctacatgctctctctccagccctgcagatGAGCTTTTAGGCTCCTGACCACAACTCCTCTTCTCATACCTCAGAATGTTTGCTTGGAGTCTAGCActgtttcttcttttgttgtttttgtttgtttggttgtttggttggttttttgtggggccacactcgtttgacgctcagggttactcctggctatgcactcagaaatcactcctggcttggggtaatcatatgggacgtgggggatcgaaccatggtccatcctaggctagcgcttcgaggcaaacaccttacctctaacgccaccactCCGGTGTTGTAGGTTTCTAATGAGGTAGAGAAATCAAACATGTTCTGGTAATATACATCTAGTTTAAAATCCACTTGACCTCAGATAAGAAACATGGGTGTATATCACAGAGTCTCAGCTGGCTTTGGGCATTTCCAGGAGCCCATATAAAACATGCACACTGTCAGGGTCTGGGGAACACTGAACACCCAGCTCCTATTTCTGTGACCTCACAGCAAAAGGGACAAGTACAAATCTCCACTTGTGAAGTGTACCAGGCACTGCAGTTTGGCAACTCTATGAAGGACATCCTGGATGTAATCAAGCACGAAGTGGGGGAGGCCATGGCCTTGAGAAAGGATGCGAAAGCTTCCAGTTGGCAGCTGAGGTCCCAGGAATAGAATAGGAAGCCTGAGGCACACAGACTCACTGCACAAGTGAGTCTATTACTTCAGGGACGCAGAGGAAAGGCTGGCTGGAGGGGACTCTGCAGGAAAATAGGCATAGCTGTTATTGGGGGTCTTGGTGAGAAACAAGATGGCAGTTTGAGTGAGGTGATGATACAGCAGGCTGAGGTGGGTTTGAGACACTTCATGAAGAAATCTTATGGGTAGTGGTGATCCTCAGGGTCTAACTTGTAGACAGGATTATTCACCCATCACTCATTTCTGTCACGTCTTGGAGACATCCTTCTCATTGCTTAGCACACCACAGCTGGTCATTAGTCCACAGATTGTCCTGGCTTTAGTCATGAACCAGTCAGTTGGCTCTGATGTAAACTCAGTAAGAATGATcccagtaggggccggagagatagcatggaggtaaggcatttgcctttcatgcagaaggacagcaatttgaatcccggcatcccatatggtcccctgtgcttgccaggggtgatttctgagcatagagccaggagtaaccctgagcagccgggtgtgactcaaaagaaaaacaaaaaataaaaaaagaatgatcccaATAATTAGCTCCCTCTGACATGGGAATTCTCGGGTGCATTGCAGGTGGTGAGGATGGGGTTGAATTCACAAATGCATGGGGGTAGGCAATAGGGTTTTCATACAGTTTTCTCAGATCACATGTGAATATAAAGTCTAGTCATTTTGTAAAGAGATGATGAACCACTTATAAATCCTGATGCTTCTTTTCTCCTGGCAAAATTATGccccttggggccgggaaggtggcgctaaaggtaaggtgtctgccttacaagcgctagcgtaggacggaccttggttcaatcctccggtgtcccatatggtcctcccaagccaggggcgatttctgagcgcatagccaggagtaacacctgagtgtcaaacgggtgtggcccaaaaacaaaaaaaaatcatgccccttgttgttgttattgttgttgttgttgttttacttaTCTAGCTCATTTTAGCTTCATTATCGATACTTCTAGTTTGTTGTTGTCAGAAAAAAGCAGAACAAGAATATAGACAAGTAGCCTCCAGTTGCTGCTACTCCTGTTTTGTGTTAAACGCACACCTGGACACACAATAGCTTGCTCTCACATCACAGACACCATACATTCTCATACAGAGGCCCCTGTCCCACATTGCTGGGGGCAATAGAGGCACTGGAAATGGGAGCTTTGTGGGGACTATGTCTGAGGCATCAGGAATGGACTGACTCGTGTCTGGGTTCTGATGTCTTTCCAGGTAGCCATTGCTCAGTGGTGTCTAACATGCCAACTCTGTTGATCTTTGCAGGTGCGTTCTGCTGCCGCTCCTGGGCATAAAACCCCCACCACAGAGCCTATTTGTGCTGGTGGACTCAGTGGATGAGGGCTGCGGTGTGGCCGAGGGTGATCACGTGGCAACCAGCTTCTCTGGAACCATTGCTGAGCTGCTCGCCTCCCACCATGACTTCTTCCCCCCATGGCTGCTGCTACTCTGCTCAGCCCGCAAGCAGAGCAAGGCTGTGACCAAGCTGTTCCCTGGTAAGCAGTGAACCTACCCTCAGCCTGACACTCACTGGGCTAGACTTGTCTCTACAGGGCCCTCTTCCCCTTGGCTACTCCTCACTAGTAGGTGGAGAAATGCAAGAGCAACAGCTCAGAGCCCCTTGCCAGCACTGGACACATGGTGCCTTGCaggatgcagctgacccagacccCTTGCACAGCTAACTGCACTTGGGTTTCCAGGAGAGCTTTGGGTTTAGGGAATGTGAGTAAAGTGGGAGTTTGACAGTGTTATTGTCTAATTCTTCAAAAACATGTAGCTCCAGGCACAGGAAGGGAAAGTATCCCAGGTCTTTTTTGcccatcctcccccccccccaacttcccCGCCATAATCCATGCTTTCTACCACCTCTACAGCAGCTACATAATTTTCTCTGGGAGCTTATGGCAGGCCCCATGCTCCCCTCTCACCCAGTCTGCTGCATGCTCTCCAGCACAGCAGCCCATCTATTCTCAGACTCTGCAGAGTCTATGTGAGGGCAGGGTTATGCTTGCTTAGTGTACTGAGTTTTCAGGGTTATCACCTCTACTATCCTGTGAACTGGCCTTTTCTAGTCTTCTAAGCCATTGTTTGTGTCTCTCAAAGTAGGTGTGGGGCTTATGGTTGGGCCCTTTAAGTCCCAGCTCCTCCCCTCACATGCCTTTTCTCCTGCTGTGTTCTATTCTTTCTGTTTCAACCTCCATGCTCTTGTCACCAAATCTGTCCTCTTTCCCTGTCGGACTGTCTACTGTCTACTCCTGTGTAAGCATTTTATCCCTATGTGGTCCTTTCCTGGGCTTCTCCTTGCTCTGCTACTCCCATATCTGTCACATCCCTAGGATAGGCCACACTGTCCCAGGGAATTTGGGAAGCCGGGGAATTTGaactttaattttgttgttgttgttgttgttgttgttggaaatAGCAGTGAGTTAGAAAAGGCTCTGAAGGAACTGGGTCTTCTTGAACTTCTATTTCACTACTGATTAATCATCTCTGAGTTCTGACTGCATCTCTGTTAAGGATAGATTTGGAATTTGGcattagatttttagaatattgAACACAGGTATTAACACAGATTGTCAGGATCCCATCTAGAAAGATGCACACATGTGCTATCCCTACCATAACTCTATACACAATAAATGTGTCTTTTTTATCATGTTTGCTTATTTGGTTGTAAAAAGTGCTAGCTCACATTTATTTGCAGTCTTATTCACCACTGGACTCTTTCTTCCTTGAGCTGATGTCTTACTTTTGGTTCTATACCAAGCCTTTTAGCCATCAGTAACAAATTTCTAAATTGTATGTTCTTACCTTATCTTCTAGATTTTAGTGGCATGTCATACAATTTGCTTAAAACTGTTAATTTAGAAGAAGTTTGACActttaaaaatgaattcaaaatgaaaattgaCAGGTATGTCAACTTAGAACAATGACATTAAGGGATATTTCAATCATGTCGTATTCAGTTTCTTCTACTCATTTTACATGATAACATGTTAGGAATATTCTCTCTTTCCTGATAAATCTATTGTACTAATGAGTAGCATTTTGAAAAGCTTCAGTTAGATTAATTAATGAAAAGTACTTTAGCACTTAGGATTTATAATCTTACAACTATTTTTACTTGTTATGAATGATAGTAATAGTCTGTTTGAAAACAATTTATGTACAAAAATATTATCctctaatatttttatgattgttAAATACTTTTACTACTTTATCTGATTATAAAAATGCATGtactatatataaaatcatttaaatgacAAATTCCTAAAATATCACATAactcagataaaataaaatgtaaaattgctAATTTTTGTATTAATCTTTCTGGTtgaaatcaacattttttttttattataacactaacCAGTTAACACCATCTTCTTAGTTTTTAAACTCTTTATTATTCAAGTGGGAACTCTGTTCCTCAGCCTTGTCCTGAGTCTTTCCCTGTGAAATGCTGCTTGCAGAGACTTGACTAATAGTACGTGGCCACAGTCTTTTCTTCTTAGCAACTGAATCCATTGAGCTTGTTTCCATGTTGTATTATTTCCTCCCCAGTTTTCGTCATGCTATGTTACTGACAAGGAATAGACATGCTATCTTACTTACTTCAAAATATACTTTGAAGTAGACAATATCCTCTTTTGTTGTTCTTGCTGTTAATGGCACCAGGattggaacccagggcctcacgcatgcaaggcaagtgctctaccactgagtcaatTTCCTGGCCCAGTAACTCATTCTTTTATGAATTATTCAATAAAGAGAAGATAACTCTGGAGACTTCCAGTCATCATTTAATGTATGGTAGTTATTACTTTGtaagttttgtgtttttctttttccttccctccctactttGTAAGTTTTGTATTAGCGAAGTACCATGTTTTCTCCTTTATGTTGCTTTAATTAATGTATAATGCTTGGCATGAATGAAAACACAAAAGAGATTTAAGGCATAGTTATCTTAATAGTGGTAAAACTGGATTATTATTCATTTCTaggcatattttaatatttcatttagtcACATATTACTAAGTTagtcatgattgtgtttcaggcaTGTAGTGTTTCAGCACTGATCCTTTCACTAGTGTCCATTTCCCGCATGGTCCATTTGCCTCTACCGACCAGTCTACTTCTACGAGaggcacatttttcttttctagttttgtttgtttgggtttgtttgggtttagtttgagggccacacctgacaatgcacagggggttactcctggctctgtactcaaactcctggtggtgctcaggagatcatatggaatgctaaggatcaaacccaggttgaatgCATACAAACAAGCACTGTACCTGCTATACCAACTCTTAGCCccacttatttttagtttttgcactgtggtttacagtactattcCTGATAGGTTTTTGCACATAATACTTTAACACCTTTCAGCATCTCTCCCTCTCTagacttgttttcattttaaattcttcTTAGATCCagaatatattcttttataatgtatctttcagaattatttctgttaaaaataatcaCTTAGATGTATAATCAATTGTTCTATCTATATAATTATAGACTACTTtaggtatatgtgtatatgtgtaattACAAGTTCCAttttaggtgtatatatataattacagatTCCATTTAGGTGTATACATATTATAATTACTGATTCTATTTttagtacatatatgtataattgtATATCCCATTTGactatgtatatatgtgcatataaaattatagtttctattttaggcatatataagtataattatatttcacttaggtatatatttatatatactaatatattagtatatatttatatacactaaTATACTCATATCTTaatagttatatatatgtatatactttatCATTGTATATGTGAGTATATGGATACACATttgcattttggggccacacttggtggtacccAAAACTGCTTCTGGCTTGATGCTTGGGGTTGATCACAGCATTGCTCACAGAGACATGGGTATATGATTTGAACCTGAATCTTCCATATGCAAATCCATGTTCAGACTTTATGCCATCTCCCTTGCCCCTTCCTCCAGATTTctttctaaagattttttttttttttttgtatcatacccagtgatgctcggggttacttggctctgcattcaggaattactcttggtggcactcagagtagccatataggacactggagattgaagccaggtcaggcTCATCTTTTGAGCCTCTTTTATCATGTTTTTAAAAGAGAGGTCATTCATTCTCCAGTGCTTAGAGACGCAGCACGACTCCCAGTAGTTCTGGTGCATTGGTGATATTGTGCTGTCAGGGATAGAGCCCAGGGTCCTGCACATGCTGGTTATAGGATTTGCCACTTACCCATAGTCCTGGCCCTGCAATTCCACTTTAggtgtacatatatatttgtaattcAGGTTTCATTTTAAGTAGatgtatgtgtgtacatttatttatatatacagattTTATTTAAGTGTATATTGAATTATACATTCCTTTTGAAGTATGCATatttatgcatgtatgtatagatTTCATTAAGTGCAGATTTGTTTATAGATATTCATATAGTCATATAGTAATAGCAGTTTTTATTTGGGATACATGTATATAATTGGatttccatttgtttatagttttggAACTATACAGATctattgttttcttcttcaaTGTTCCTGGTCAGTTTTATGTCCTTAAATTTTCacactgaggggctggagtgatagcacagtgggtagggcctttgcattgtatgtggctgacctaggttcaatccccagcatcctatatgttctcttaagcctgccagaattaatttctgagttcagagccaggagtagcccctgagcacattgggtgtggcccccaaaaaccaaaaaattaaaatttgcacTAAATCTAAGTGCTTCAATCTTAATAACACAAAGCACAGTTTATCAGCTCTGCAGATCTGTTTCAGGTCCTTCAGGGACCTTTGTTCCTATTCCGAAGACCCTGAAATTTGGCACAGCTCCTGACCCTGCTCTCTTCTCCACTCCTGAGCTCGACTTATCATTTGCAGATCCACCTTTTCCTCTGTCTTCTCTGCTACAAGTACTCAGGTCATGCTAATTTCTATCTGGACCCCCTTTCTTCACACTTGATTCTGTAGTGACAGTGTTGCACACAATCAGATCTGGTCTTGCTGGTCAGGGATCCCTGGCTGCTCCATCATGCAGGTCTCATTTTGTCTCCTCTCCATGTACAGCATGGAGTATTGGTGAGGTTTGTGATACTCCACGCAGGAAGGTATTCTACTCAATCTCTATTGAGCTGCTTCCCCTCTCTGTTCTTGGTCTCCCTGCTGCTCTCTCGGCAGGGATACCCATTTGCCCTCCATTTGTATCTATTCACCAGAGGAGCTTCCTGCAGAGGAGGGACTTGCAAGTGACTCTACTTATCTGCCTTTCATTAGCTTTGGGCAGGAAGTTGCTTTGTTTTTGCAGTGCTGGTATTTTGTTAGCATGCTTTGGGTGAGTTGCCTGTCAGGATGTGATGACTTAAATTTGGAAATAAGTCCCATGATGTACTTGAAAGGGGGTGACATTCTCATGGCAGGTAAAATGCACATTTCTTAATAAGAGCTGATGCGATAGAAACAGGTAAGTTTTTCATAGAAATGATTATGCCCAGGAATAAGCCTGTATACGTCTCTTTCCCCATCGCCAGGGAGATCCAAAAAACCTCGCCAGTGCTGCTTGTGAGTCTTTGTTTCTGGTCTTACTTGGATGGGCAGAGGGCACAGAGTTGTTAGAAGGATCATTGTTCTTTGGAGAGAAGAGTGAGCTTGTGTCTGTCACCAGCAGAGAGTCCTTGTTTTATCAGGAGTAGCCAGTTATGGATGCCTGGGAGGATGATACTGGAAAGGAATTCTCTATACTAAGTGGCAGCTCCATGGTCACTTTCAGCCGATAACCTTTCCCTTGCTTCCTGCCAGGTTTCCGGAAAATCAGCCTTGATGACCTCCGGAAAGCTTACATTGTGAAGGACGTGCAGCAGTACATTCTGCACCGCCTGGACCAAGAGGAGGCTCTGCGCCAGCACCTCACCAAGGAGACTGCAGAGATGCTTAACCAGCTGCACATTAAGAGCAGTGGCTGCTTCCTCTACCTGGAGCAGGTTCTGGATGGGGTCGTGGAGAGCTTCATCATGCTCAGAGAAATCCGAGACATCCCAGGCACGCTCAATGGACTTTATCTCTGGCTGTGCCAAAGACTCTTCGTGAGAAAACAGTTTGCAAAGGTCCAGCCCATTTTGAATGTGATTCTGGCAGCTTGTCGACCTTTGACTGTGATGGAATTGTACCATGCAGTATGGACCAAAAATATGTCCCTCACTTTGGAAGACTTCCAACGCAAGCTAGATGTCCTCTCCAAGCTTCTGGTTGATGGCCTTGGCAGCACGAAGATCCTGTTTCACTATAGCTTTGCTGAGTGGCTGCTGGACGTGAAACACTGCACCCAGAAGTACCTGTGCAATGCTGCAGAGGGGCACCGCATGCTGGCCATGAGCTACACCTGCCAAGCCCGGCACCTCTCAGCTGCACAAGCTCAGGAGTTTGCCCTGCACTTGGTCAACTCCAACCTGCAGCTGGAGCCTGCTGAGCTGGCGCTCTGGATGATCTGGAATGGCACACCGGTCCATGATGCCCTCTGTACCCTAATCCCCAAAGAGCAGGAGGTCCTGCAGCTGCTAGTGAAGGCTGGTGCGCACGTCAGCAGCGGGGACGAGCGTGCAGCCGGCATTGTACGGCAGGCCCTGGAGAGGGAGGACTCTATCCGGACCTTGTTGGACAATGGCGCATCTGTCAACCAGCGCGACTCCAACGGGAGGGCACTACTAGCCAATGCTGCCTATAGCGGCAGCTTGGATGTCGTCAACCTCCTGATCTCGCGGGGCGCTGACCTGGAGGTAGAAGATACTCATGGGCACACACCACTGACACTGGCTGCGAGGCAGGGACACACCAAGGTAGTGAACTGTTTGATCGGGTGCGGCGCCAACATTAACCACACTGACCAGGATGGCTGGACGGCACTGCGGTCCGCTGCCTGGGGTGGCCACACTGAGGTTGTCTCCGCCTTGCTCTACGCTGGTGTCAAAGTGGACTGCGCAGATGCTGACAGCCGCACCGCTCTGAGAGCGGCGGCCTGGGGAGGCCATGAGGACATCGTGCTGAACCTGCTGCAGCACGGTGCGGAGGTTAACAAAGCTGACAATGAGGGCAGGACGGCACTGATTGCAGCCGCCTACATGGGCCACCGCGAGATCGTGGAGCACCTGCTGGAGCATGGTGCCGAGGCCAACCATGAGGATGTGGACGGCAGGACAGCCCTCTCTGTGGCTGCTCTGTGTGTGCCTGCCAGCAAGGGCCATGCCTCCGTCGTAAGTCTTCTGATCGACCGAGGGGCCGAGGTGGACCACTGTGACAAAGATGGCATGACTCCACTGCTGGTAGCCGCCTATGAGGGCCACGTGGATGTGGTGGACCTGCTACTTGAGGGAGGTGCCGACGTGGATCACACCGATCACAATGGGCGCACACCCCTGCTGGCAGCAGCCTCCATGGGCCATGCCTCAGTGGTGAACACCCTGCTGTTCTGGGGCGCCGCTGTGGACAGTATCGACAGCGAGGGCCGCACGGTACTCAGCATTGCCTCGGCACAGGGCAACGTGGAGGTGGTGCGCACACTGCTGGACCGGGGGCTAGACGAGAACCACCGTGATGACGCAGGCTGGACTCCACTGCATATGGCAGCGTTCGAGGGCCACAGGCTTATCTGCGAGGCACTCCTGGAGCAGGGCGCTCGCCCCAATGAGATGGACAATGACGGCCGCATCCCCTTTATCCTAGCCGCCCAAGAGGGTCACTATGATTGTGTGCAAGTCCTGCTGGAGAGCAAGTCTGCCATCGACCATCGGGGCTACGATGGCCGGAACGCCCTTCGGGTGGCAGCCCTTGAGGGGCACCGCGACATAGTGGAGCTTCTCCTGAGTCATGGCTCTGATGTTGACTATAAAGACGCTGATGGCCGGCCTACACTCTACATACTGGCACTGGAGAACCAGTTGGCAATGGCTGAGTACTTCCTGGAGAACGGTGCCGATGCCGAGGCCAGCGATGCAGAAGGAAGAACCGCACTGCACGTCTCCTGTTGGCAGGGCCACCTGGATATGGTGCGGGTGCTCCTGGGCCACCAGGCTGATGTAAATGCTGCTGACAGCGAGAAGCGGTCAGCCCTGCAGTCAGCAGCCTGGCAGGGTCACGGAAAGGTGGTACGGCTGCTGCTGGAGCGTGGTGCTGGTGTGGATCACACCTGCAACCAGGGTGCCACTGCGCTCTGCATCGCTGCCCAGGAGGGCCATCTGGATGTTGTGCAGGTGCTTCTGGAGCGGGGTGCTGACCCCAACCATGCTGACCAGTTTGGCCGCACGGCCATGCGTGTGGCAGCCAAAAATGGCCATTCGCAGATCATGAAGCTCCTAGAGAAGTATGGTGCTTCAAGTCTCAATGGCTGCTCCCCCTCACCTGTGCACACCATGGAGCAAAAGCCGCTCCCGGCAGCCTCAGCCAGGGGCCAAGCACTGACCAGCAAGTCTAGCAGCTCAGGGAGCACTGGTGGAGGTGATGCCCCACCCTCCCTACGTGGCCTGCCCAGTGGCCCGGCCCATGCCTTCAGTTCCCCATCAGAGTCACCTGACTCCACTGTAGAGCGCCACAAGTCTTCACTGTCCAACAACTCGCTTAAGAGCTCACAGAACTCTTCCCTGCGGACCACATCCTCCACAGCCACAGCACAGACAGTGCCTATGGACAGCATGCCCGGCCTGTCCTTTACCGAGCAGATCCAGCAGCACTCCCTACCACGCTCACGCAGCCGCCAGTCCATCGTGTCCCCCTCCTCCACCACACAATCCCTGGGCCCCGGTCACCGCTCCCCCAGCAGTGAATTTGAGTGGAGCCAAGTCAAGCCCAGCCTGAAATCCACCAAAAGCAAAGGTGGGAGAGCAGATGGCACGGGCAAGACAGGCTCGGCAGGCAAAAAGACCAAAGCCAGCCACACAGCACAGCCAAAGGTGCTGGAGTATGAAATGACTCCCCTCGATGCCAGGGGCCTCCCTGCCCAAACTGGGAGTGGGGGCCCCCCAAGAATGGCTCCCTCTGAGCCTCCTTGCCAGGTGGTCATCCCACCTAGCCCACAGGATGTGGGGCGCTCTCAGCAGCAGCTGCTCATCCAGCAGCAGAGTGGGGAACAGAAGAAGAGAAATGGCATTATGACCAACCCCAACTACCACCTGCAGAGCACTCAAGTGTTCCTGGGACGTGTGTCTGTCCCCCGCACAGTGCCAGACCGGGGACGGCAGGAGGTACCTGAAGGTTTCCCTCCCTCTGACACCGAGCTCAGCCTGAAGCAGGCGCTGAAGCTGCAGCTTGACAGCTCTGACCCCAGTTTCAGCTACAAGAAGGAGACACCTTTGTGAGGTAATTTTTCGCTCACCCCATGGAGCAGAGACTTGGAAGGCACTCTTCTCACCACACATGCAGTCCCTGGACCCCTTCCACTCAGCCATTTATACTCCTGTCCACTCACCTGCCTGCGTCCCTTCCACTGTAGTCATTCCTTATCCTGTTGGTGTGCCCTGCCCTGCTCACCCCTATTTCTCCTCCTCTCCAAAGTGCTGCTCATGTCAGGTGTTCATAGTTGCTCTGTGTATTGCCTGTCAGCACATGCACAACTGGCTTTCCAATGGCACATGCAGCATGTGTTCCTGGTTTATGGGACACATGTAAGCTAGTCAGAAGCCTGAGCATGGTGACCGTGTCTGTCCTGGACAGTTCTCTCTCTTCACACAACTTTGATGGCATGGCAGGGTGGGACAATGTCTTGGGCAGTCCCCATTCATTGTGAACATAGTATCCTACTGACAGCAGTCAGAATCATAAAGGGCAGAGCTGACTACAGCAAGCATTTCCAGAATCTTCCCTGGAAGTGTGCCTGCTGTGAGAACAGATGTGACACGTGGAATTCACGGACCAGGCCTTAGCCAAGAACTTTTCGATAGGAAAATCATGCCCAAACTTCAGTGGTATGTTGACTGCTAGATGCATAGGGATCCCTGCTGTGAGGAGCGAGGGAAGGGCTATCTCCACTCAGTGATGTTCCCTGCCTGTGCAGGGATAGGTGACACAGGCCGTGCACTTCCCAGTGGTGGGTCTTGCTGACTTCAGTACAGACCTGCTCACCTCAGCTGCCCTTCCCCCTACCCTCGGCCATTGGCACTGTCCTTCAGCCAGCTGACATGTCTGGCTTCCTTTGATGTTGGAGAGATGTTTAAATGGAAAGGGATTATAAATCACCTCAGACTTCCTTGGGAGGCCTGTTGACAAATGGAAAGACAGCACATGAGCATGCAGTCCATGCTCCACTCCCACTATTGAAGAGCAAACACACACCCTGAAAGTGCTGTTTGCCAGGCCTCATACCTGCTGTAAAGTAAGACTATGTGCACTGTGAGTCCTGAATATCTATCTAATCAGCATGACTCCTTAGTGCTTCCCAGAAAAAGTGTGTTTGTGCAAATAAGTTCTCCAAAAGGGCCTCAGATTCCATGTATATGTGATCAAAGATACagatgttaattttgtttttaactttcatACTAGTTGTCTTCCATCATGGCTGGAGTGGTTCTGCAGCGACTGAGCAGAAGCACGGTTCGGGTTTGGTGAGAGGAAGAAGCAGGTCTGCACAGTTTTCTGTGGCTGTGATGTGCCTCCTGCCTGCATCTGGCTGCTTCTCTGTCCCCACTAAGCTCAGTCGGGCCTATCTGTGCTTGGACCCACCACTAAGACTCAGCACTTTCATCTGTAGGTATGAACTTCAGTACCTGAGAAACGCTGAAAAAGATTTGAGTATTTTAAGTTAAGATTTGATAAGTGTGCATGTGCCATGATCAAACACATATGAAAAGTGtttcttgtatttatttgttttccttctgTGGCACTTAAATGTGCATATTCTGTTGGCATCCACCCTGTCCATTTGGTCTGTTTCTTGTGTATCTTTGCAAGTGTCTCTCAATAAAGGAAACCACACATGTCTTTGATGTTCACTGCACCATCAGCCTTGACTGAAAGTGCGTTTTGTTCAGTGCTACCTACgggtttaaatatatatgttttctaGACAGATAATGAAAGTGTAAGACTTCTCGGGACTTCCAGGAGCAGCGCTAGTCTACAACTTGAATTCGGACTTTCCAAAACACATAGGTTTCCCAAATTCATGTGTTGGGCAGGCCATAACTGCCCCCAGGAGGGGCTCTTCTTGTGTGTGTAGCTTCCAGCGTCCAGCCTGGCACAGTACTATGGGCAGTTGGTGCTGGGAGTCCCCTGACCAAGCTCTGGGCTGCCTTTTTTCCCTCTGCTTAATGAGCTCCAGCTCTTCATGAGCATCCACACTGGCTTCATGTCTAGCTTTCCCTAGGTTGTAAATCCCTTCATGACCACAGCTTCCCGTCAGCCCTTCAGGCCCATTTTTAGAGAGTGGAGTGTATCCCTGGTGCTGCACTGGGTTCTCACACCCGCAGCAAGCTCTTGGTTGCTCTTCACTAATTAAAGAGTGAGAGGTTTGCACTGGTTGTCCACCTCTTCCCTGCCTTCTTTGGCCCATTACTTACGGGATGGTGGGATACCAGGGCTGAGAGAGTTAACTGTCCCAGGGAAGCAGAGCTGACCTTTCCCGGGTGCTCCAGCCCCCTGCCAACACCCTGCAGGGTCTtgctgcttctgtgctcagagggaCTGGACTTT includes:
- the ANKRD50 gene encoding ankyrin repeat domain-containing protein 50; amino-acid sequence: MTDPGEEKACRMAQTSLLQGKPFYCREWVFHRLQHCLQEKTSCCHGAGNTPASPGNSGNNAGAAPAKGGTWGVLLVGGPGSGKTALCTELLWPSSPSSTQRGLHRQALAFHFCKAQDTETLCVGGFIRGLVAQICRSGLLPGYEDKLRDPAVQSLLQPGECERNPAEAFKRCVLLPLLGIKPPPQSLFVLVDSVDEGCGVAEGDHVATSFSGTIAELLASHHDFFPPWLLLLCSARKQSKAVTKLFPGFRKISLDDLRKAYIVKDVQQYILHRLDQEEALRQHLTKETAEMLNQLHIKSSGCFLYLEQVLDGVVESFIMLREIRDIPGTLNGLYLWLCQRLFVRKQFAKVQPILNVILAACRPLTVMELYHAVWTKNMSLTLEDFQRKLDVLSKLLVDGLGSTKILFHYSFAEWLLDVKHCTQKYLCNAAEGHRMLAMSYTCQARHLSAAQAQEFALHLVNSNLQLEPAELALWMIWNGTPVHDALCTLIPKEQEVLQLLVKAGAHVSSGDERAAGIVRQALEREDSIRTLLDNGASVNQRDSNGRALLANAAYSGSLDVVNLLISRGADLEVEDTHGHTPLTLAARQGHTKVVNCLIGCGANINHTDQDGWTALRSAAWGGHTEVVSALLYAGVKVDCADADSRTALRAAAWGGHEDIVLNLLQHGAEVNKADNEGRTALIAAAYMGHREIVEHLLEHGAEANHEDVDGRTALSVAALCVPASKGHASVVSLLIDRGAEVDHCDKDGMTPLLVAAYEGHVDVVDLLLEGGADVDHTDHNGRTPLLAAASMGHASVVNTLLFWGAAVDSIDSEGRTVLSIASAQGNVEVVRTLLDRGLDENHRDDAGWTPLHMAAFEGHRLICEALLEQGARPNEMDNDGRIPFILAAQEGHYDCVQVLLESKSAIDHRGYDGRNALRVAALEGHRDIVELLLSHGSDVDYKDADGRPTLYILALENQLAMAEYFLENGADAEASDAEGRTALHVSCWQGHLDMVRVLLGHQADVNAADSEKRSALQSAAWQGHGKVVRLLLERGAGVDHTCNQGATALCIAAQEGHLDVVQVLLERGADPNHADQFGRTAMRVAAKNGHSQIMKLLEKYGASSLNGCSPSPVHTMEQKPLPAASARGQALTSKSSSSGSTGGGDAPPSLRGLPSGPAHAFSSPSESPDSTVERHKSSLSNNSLKSSQNSSLRTTSSTATAQTVPMDSMPGLSFTEQIQQHSLPRSRSRQSIVSPSSTTQSLGPGHRSPSSEFEWSQVKPSLKSTKSKGGRADGTGKTGSAGKKTKASHTAQPKVLEYEMTPLDARGLPAQTGSGGPPRMAPSEPPCQVVIPPSPQDVGRSQQQLLIQQQSGEQKKRNGIMTNPNYHLQSTQVFLGRVSVPRTVPDRGRQEVPEGFPPSDTELSLKQALKLQLDSSDPSFSYKKETPL